The region CTTGGTGTCGCCGTAGGCCAGATGGGGCGTTCCGCAACATTGAACGCCAGCCGGAATGACAACCTCGCAGCCGTGATTTTCGAGAACCTTGATCACCGCCTGGCCGAGCTCGGGTTTGACCATGTTGGTCATGCAGCTTAAAAAGTAGGCGACCCGGATTTTGCCGTCTTTTTTCAGGGGCAATTCGCCGAGCATGCTCCGGAAGGTCCGGGGGGCGAACTCAGGCATGAGCCCTTCCTTTTTGTCCAGGTCCAGCGGCAATGCTTTTAAGAGACCGGTGCCGCGCAGCAGCTTCTGGAAGCCGCTGTGCTGGTAGAAGTAAGCCATCTTGGTCACCAGCGCCTGCGCGCTGTTGTTGGGCAGGAACCCGTGCAGCGCGCCGGCCAGCGGCAGCGGCAGACCATGTTCGGCGGTAATTTTGGCCCGCGCCTCCAGGACGAGCTTGTCGGTATGAACCGAGGGCGGGCAGTTGGCTACGCAGGCGCCGCAATCCAGGCACAGCGCAAGAATTTCCTTGAGTCGCGGCGAAAGCTCCACGTTCCCTTTAATGAGCTCTCGGATCAGCCGGACCTTGCCGCGGGCGACGAACGGCTCCGAGCCCATTTCGGCATATATTGGGCAGACCTTCTGGCACAGACCGCAGCGAATACATCTCTCCGTCTCGTCAAGATATTTATCAAGGGGTTCGGTCACATTCATTCCCCCCTTAGGAATATCTTGCCGGGATTAAGAATATTGTTCGGATCGACCGCTTTTTTGATGGCTCTCATCATGTTGAGGCTGGAGCTGTTGAATTCCCAATCCATGTACTTCTGCTTCGCCAGCCCGACGCCGTGCTCGCCGCTGAGAGTGCCGCCGAGGTCGAGCGCCGCCCGGAAGATTTCGTCGATGGCGGCGTCCACCCGTTTCAGCTCTTCTTCGTCGTTGGACTGGACGAGAATGTTGGGGTGCATATTGCCGTCGCCGGTATGCCCCAGGGTGGGGATGGTCAGTTGGTATTTCGCGGCGATCCGCTGGATTTCCCTGACGATATCGGGAACCTTGCTCCGCGGCACGGTAGCGTCTTCGGCGAGCACCTGAAGAGCGTTGCGGGCCATCGCCCCGAACGCGCTCCGCCGCCCCGTCCAAAGCTGCGTGGCTTGGGCGGCGTCGGCTGCTACCTTTACTTCCCTGGCGCCGGAGGTTTTACATATTTCCTCGACGATCACGATCTGCCTGTCGACCTCGCCGGCGCTGCCGTCCACCTCGATGAGCAGCGCGCCTTCGGCGTCGAGCGGAAACCCGACCGGCTTGAAGGATTCGATGAGTTCCATGGTTTTTTGGTCCATGAGCTCCAATGTCGTGGGAATGATCCGCTGCTTGATGATCCCGGATACCGTTCTGGCGGCATCGTCAAGCCGGTCGAAGAGGGCCAGCACGGTACGCTTGGCTTCGGGCAACGGAACGAGGCGGAAGGTAATCTCGGTGATAATGCCGAGCGTGCCCTCGGAGCCGGCGAACAAGCGGATAAGGTCATAGCCGCTGACGTTTTTGATGGTTTTGCCCCCTACGCGGATAACTTCCCCGTTGGGCGACACGACCTCCAGCCCCAGAACATAATCCTTGGTCACCCCGTATTTGACCCCGCGGGGGCCGCCGGCATTCTCGGCGACGTTGCCGCCCAGGGTGGACATAAACATGCTCTGCGGATCGGGCGGATAGAACAGCCCCTCCTTCTCCACCGCCTGGTGAAAGGCGGCGGTGACGACCCCCGGCTGGGCGGTGGCGGTCAGGTTGTCGGTGTCGATTTCGAGAATTTTATTCATGCGGTGAAGAGCCATTACGATCCCGCCCGCGACGGGGACGGAGCCCCCCGAAAGGTTGGTGCCGCCGCCGCGGGGCACCACCGGTATCCTATTTTCGTTAGCCAGCTTCATTATCGCGGCGATTTCCTCCGTCTTGACCGGCGCCACGACAACGTCGGGCATGTGATCTATCGGCGTGGAATCATACGAATAGCAGATAAGATCTTCCTTGGTGGTAAAGACATTCTCCTTACCCACAATCTTGGTCAAGTTCGCCAATATTTGCTGATTAAGCATTGCAGCACCTTCCAGCCATTATTTGCCTAATGAGGTTCGGCTATCTTCCTGCGTCAATAAGCCGCAAGGCGTTTGTAAGTTTCGAGCCTTTCCCTGGCGTCGCGCTCCGCTTTTTCGAACAGGGACTGCGCCGCTGCGGGGAATTGTCTAGCCAGCGCCGTATAGCGGACTTCGCTCTTGATAAAGTCCTGGAAGCTGGCAGTGGGTTCCTTCGAATCCAACATAAACGGATTCTTGCCACTTTCCTTTAGCTGCGGATTGTAACGGAACAGCGCCCAGTAGCCTGACTCCACCGCCCGTTTGGCCTGGGCCTGGCTTTTGCCCATCCCGGCCATAATGCCGTGATTGAGACAGGGGGAGTAGGCGATGATGAGCGACGGGCCGGGATAAGCCTCGGCTTCGGCGATGGCCTTGAGAGTTTGGTTTTTATCCGCCCCCATGGCGATCTGGGCGACATACACATACCCGTACGACATCGCCATAAGGCCAAGGTCCTTTTTGCGGGTTTTCTTGCCGCTGGCCGCAAACTGGGCGACAGCCGCGGCCGGCGTCGCTTTGGAGGACT is a window of Selenomonadales bacterium 4137-cl DNA encoding:
- a CDS encoding (Fe-S)-binding protein — translated: MTEPLDKYLDETERCIRCGLCQKVCPIYAEMGSEPFVARGKVRLIRELIKGNVELSPRLKEILALCLDCGACVANCPPSVHTDKLVLEARAKITAEHGLPLPLAGALHGFLPNNSAQALVTKMAYFYQHSGFQKLLRGTGLLKALPLDLDKKEGLMPEFAPRTFRSMLGELPLKKDGKIRVAYFLSCMTNMVKPELGQAVIKVLENHGCEVVIPAGVQCCGTPHLAYGDTKVAAQLAENNARLLLETGADYIISDCATCGAALKKYDKLVPGLEGFADKVRDIAEFLVNVVNLRAGEKPVDGVVTYHEPCHLGRGQGVTAAPREILKAIPGLTFAEMEDADRCCGGAGTFNVMHYDLSMKILDRKLDSIRKVNPQMVATGCPACTMQLEHGLSRREMPISVVHPVELLARTY
- a CDS encoding FAD-linked oxidase C-terminal domain-containing protein; this encodes MLNQQILANLTKIVGKENVFTTKEDLICYSYDSTPIDHMPDVVVAPVKTEEIAAIMKLANENRIPVVPRGGGTNLSGGSVPVAGGIVMALHRMNKILEIDTDNLTATAQPGVVTAAFHQAVEKEGLFYPPDPQSMFMSTLGGNVAENAGGPRGVKYGVTKDYVLGLEVVSPNGEVIRVGGKTIKNVSGYDLIRLFAGSEGTLGIITEITFRLVPLPEAKRTVLALFDRLDDAARTVSGIIKQRIIPTTLELMDQKTMELIESFKPVGFPLDAEGALLIEVDGSAGEVDRQIVIVEEICKTSGAREVKVAADAAQATQLWTGRRSAFGAMARNALQVLAEDATVPRSKVPDIVREIQRIAAKYQLTIPTLGHTGDGNMHPNILVQSNDEEELKRVDAAIDEIFRAALDLGGTLSGEHGVGLAKQKYMDWEFNSSSLNMMRAIKKAVDPNNILNPGKIFLRGE